The following proteins are encoded in a genomic region of Natrinema sp. DC36:
- a CDS encoding adenine deaminase C-terminal domain-containing protein → MTRNADKLQNVALGTAPADLVVTNGRVLLPESRRIVDREIAVETDRIAAVTTDASDVTGPETTVVDATGKVVTPGFVNAHVHVDSFQPFERAYHRVLATGTTAVVTEICEFGSCFGEPGVRQLLEATADLPIRVFGTVPPQAFLDAFSVGYDQFDDTDREELSALLQEDRIVGIGEIPWIQLVGRSSPAESLAARARALGKTVSGHGAGCSGRRLTALAATITDDHEMVSSEEVAERLENGIHSIGRYGTFRDDIDALADAYERFGSAELSLSTDWIWPTDIVTEGYMDAVVRRAIEAGIDPVDAVRMATLNPARHFGLPDIGSLSPGSRADIIVLDDLEDVAVETVISGGEIVVDGGTPIVEPRSHTYPEWFRDSISLSLDEGALRVPTADGSDGTVRAIHCEGGTVTSEATVEPAIADGEFVATPDRDALKVGLFDRSPSGVGDGFTGFLSGFGLEAGAVATSHTWQTPGVIAVGADEDAMRRSIADVIEMGGGWAVRGHETTRVTFPTPIGARCAGRDISETAEKMADVSSALRELGARLEEPALILQALSFTGVPSLRMSFSGYEDVFARETVGTDPACDR, encoded by the coding sequence GTGACCAGGAACGCTGACAAACTGCAAAACGTTGCGCTCGGAACCGCTCCGGCCGATCTCGTCGTTACGAACGGGCGAGTACTGTTACCGGAATCCCGACGCATCGTCGATCGTGAGATTGCCGTCGAAACCGACCGGATTGCAGCAGTCACGACCGATGCGAGCGACGTAACGGGCCCGGAGACGACGGTTGTCGACGCCACGGGGAAAGTGGTTACCCCGGGATTCGTCAACGCGCACGTTCACGTCGACTCGTTCCAGCCGTTCGAACGGGCCTATCACCGCGTTCTTGCAACCGGAACCACGGCCGTCGTAACCGAAATCTGTGAATTCGGGAGCTGTTTCGGTGAACCCGGTGTCCGACAACTCCTCGAGGCGACGGCCGACCTCCCGATTCGGGTTTTCGGGACCGTTCCGCCGCAGGCGTTCCTCGATGCATTTAGCGTCGGGTACGACCAGTTCGACGATACCGATCGCGAGGAGCTGTCCGCCCTGCTCCAGGAGGATCGAATCGTCGGCATCGGCGAAATTCCCTGGATACAGCTCGTCGGGCGCTCATCGCCGGCTGAATCACTCGCTGCGCGGGCTCGAGCGCTCGGCAAAACGGTGAGCGGTCACGGAGCCGGTTGTTCGGGTCGTCGATTGACCGCTCTCGCCGCGACGATCACCGACGACCACGAGATGGTTTCGAGCGAGGAGGTCGCCGAGCGCCTCGAGAACGGGATTCACTCGATCGGGCGCTATGGGACGTTTCGCGACGATATCGACGCGCTCGCCGACGCCTACGAGCGGTTCGGGTCGGCGGAACTCTCGCTCTCGACGGACTGGATCTGGCCGACTGATATCGTTACGGAGGGGTACATGGACGCCGTCGTTCGACGGGCCATCGAAGCGGGAATTGACCCGGTCGACGCCGTTCGAATGGCGACGCTCAACCCCGCTCGTCACTTCGGTCTTCCAGATATCGGCTCGCTATCTCCCGGTTCGCGAGCCGATATCATCGTTCTCGACGATCTCGAAGATGTCGCCGTCGAGACGGTTATCAGCGGCGGCGAAATCGTGGTCGACGGCGGCACGCCGATCGTCGAGCCCCGCTCGCACACCTACCCCGAGTGGTTCCGCGATTCGATCTCACTGTCGCTGGACGAAGGGGCGTTGCGAGTCCCGACGGCCGACGGTTCCGACGGGACCGTCAGAGCGATCCACTGCGAGGGCGGAACAGTGACCAGCGAGGCGACCGTCGAACCGGCGATTGCGGACGGGGAATTCGTCGCGACCCCGGACCGCGACGCGCTCAAGGTCGGGCTCTTCGATCGCTCGCCGAGTGGAGTCGGGGATGGCTTTACCGGATTCCTCTCAGGTTTCGGACTCGAGGCGGGCGCGGTCGCGACGTCCCATACGTGGCAGACCCCCGGCGTGATCGCCGTCGGTGCGGACGAAGACGCGATGCGACGATCGATCGCGGACGTGATCGAGATGGGGGGCGGGTGGGCCGTTCGTGGCCACGAGACGACTCGCGTCACGTTCCCAACGCCGATCGGCGCCCGCTGTGCAGGCCGTGATATCTCCGAAACCGCCGAGAAGATGGCCGACGTGAGCTCGGCGCTCCGGGAGTTAGGGGCTCGTCTCGAGGAACCGGCACTCATCCTGCAAGCGCTGTCGTTCACCGGCGTTCCGTCGCTCAGGATGTCGTTTTCCGGCTACGAAGACGTGTTCGCACGAGAAACCGTCGGTACCGATCCGGCGTGTGACCGCTGA
- a CDS encoding helix-turn-helix domain-containing protein, producing the protein MAIEASFTSTNDEFPLAEVFEKFPSSKVELDRVVPTNHAIIPYFWLQLDNSSEVSMDGINHPGLNDLKIVDRVEDEALIRIEWDLDYESVLKAILETGVSLMSAIGKEDKWTFDVRGEDQQDISDFQSYCNECNIPIELVQLHALSPMHSGNEYDLTEAQREALTLAYARGYFDSPRDASQDEVADELGITRQAFASRLRRGMRRLVSSTIIHSPSE; encoded by the coding sequence ATGGCAATTGAGGCCTCGTTCACATCCACTAATGACGAGTTCCCTCTCGCGGAAGTCTTCGAGAAGTTCCCTAGCTCCAAAGTTGAATTAGACCGCGTCGTTCCAACGAATCATGCAATAATTCCATACTTTTGGTTACAACTTGACAATAGCTCAGAGGTTTCTATGGATGGAATCAATCATCCCGGCCTCAACGACTTGAAAATAGTTGATAGAGTTGAGGACGAGGCACTTATTCGGATTGAGTGGGATTTAGATTACGAGAGTGTCCTCAAAGCAATCCTCGAAACGGGTGTATCACTCATGTCAGCTATTGGCAAGGAGGATAAATGGACATTTGACGTCCGTGGTGAGGACCAGCAAGATATCTCGGACTTCCAATCATATTGCAATGAGTGCAATATTCCCATTGAACTCGTCCAACTCCACGCGTTGTCCCCGATGCACTCGGGGAACGAGTACGACCTCACGGAGGCACAACGGGAAGCCTTGACGCTCGCGTACGCTCGTGGGTACTTTGATTCTCCCCGGGATGCGTCCCAAGATGAGGTCGCTGATGAACTTGGAATCACCCGCCAAGCATTCGCTTCGCGACTGCGACGAGGTATGAGGCGGTTGGTTTCCAGTACTATTATCCATTCGCCATCCGAATGA
- a CDS encoding HalOD1 output domain-containing protein, with protein MTQENIPAEDSVAGPLPTALDVEPCDDGRYRVECDFALDDPSHAVVAAIGSLTQTDPLELDPLYQAIDPDALNQMVSATREECHVSFQYADFDVTVDSTGVIICEQPAGENV; from the coding sequence GTGACTCAAGAAAATATCCCCGCCGAGGACTCCGTCGCTGGGCCACTGCCAACTGCTCTTGATGTCGAGCCCTGTGATGATGGGCGCTATCGCGTCGAATGCGATTTTGCTCTCGACGACCCGAGCCATGCTGTCGTCGCTGCAATCGGCTCTCTCACCCAAACGGATCCACTAGAACTGGACCCATTGTATCAGGCTATCGACCCTGATGCTCTAAATCAGATGGTCTCCGCAACCCGAGAGGAGTGCCACGTCTCTTTCCAGTATGCCGACTTCGATGTAACAGTCGATAGTACCGGGGTGATTATCTGCGAACAGCCGGCGGGAGAGAACGTATGA
- a CDS encoding DEAD/DEAH box helicase family protein — MWVCTRLCPVTPTLADESSAIELRYEDGTIRIDGLEESSISPSSLRTAVPDLETDQRTDGWRVPAVRYAALRAALAETDVTVDDRVLDLESVPALESAYELRDYQTTALERWLETDRWGDVPTLASIGRAPAGVLELPTGSGKTVIALKAIERLSVPTLVVVPTIDLLEQWQRELEREFDRPIGRFGGGEQRLEAITVSTYDSAYLKADSVGDRFGLVVFDEVHHLGGEGYREIARLLAAPARLGLTATFERPDGAHEVLEEIVGPLIHRVDVDELAGDHLANYDVKRLEVSLTADEREEYERNQDVFTDYLARSNIEMRSGSDYQELVKRSGSDPDAREALLARQRARELMFGSEAKLAALADILDDHRGERIIVFTAHNDLAYDVSERFLIPTITHQTGTTERREILERFREGRYTRVATSNVLDEGVDVPDANVAVVLSGSGSEREFVQRLGRILRPKSDGGRAILYEVISENTGEERIAGRRRD; from the coding sequence ATGTGGGTCTGCACCCGATTGTGTCCCGTGACGCCGACACTGGCCGACGAATCGTCCGCGATCGAACTCCGGTACGAGGACGGGACGATCCGGATCGACGGCCTCGAGGAGTCGTCGATCTCGCCGTCGTCGCTTCGGACGGCCGTCCCCGACCTCGAGACCGACCAGCGGACTGACGGCTGGCGCGTCCCGGCCGTTCGATACGCCGCCCTCCGTGCAGCGCTGGCGGAAACGGATGTCACAGTCGACGATCGCGTCCTCGACCTCGAGTCAGTACCCGCCCTCGAGTCGGCGTACGAACTGCGCGACTATCAGACGACGGCGCTCGAGAGGTGGCTCGAGACCGATCGCTGGGGCGACGTCCCGACCCTCGCGTCGATCGGTCGAGCGCCCGCCGGCGTCCTCGAACTCCCGACTGGCAGCGGCAAGACCGTCATCGCGCTGAAAGCGATCGAGCGGCTCTCGGTCCCGACGCTCGTCGTCGTACCGACGATCGACCTGCTCGAGCAGTGGCAGCGCGAACTCGAGCGCGAATTCGATCGGCCGATCGGCCGCTTCGGCGGCGGCGAACAGCGCCTCGAGGCGATCACCGTTTCGACCTACGACTCGGCGTACCTGAAGGCCGATTCGGTGGGCGACCGGTTCGGCCTCGTGGTCTTCGACGAGGTCCACCACCTCGGCGGCGAGGGCTACCGCGAGATCGCGCGGCTGCTGGCCGCACCCGCGCGGCTGGGGCTCACTGCGACCTTCGAGCGGCCCGACGGCGCACACGAGGTGCTCGAGGAAATCGTCGGTCCGCTGATCCACCGCGTCGACGTGGACGAACTCGCCGGCGATCATCTCGCGAACTACGACGTTAAGCGACTCGAGGTCTCGCTCACCGCCGACGAGCGCGAGGAATACGAGCGGAATCAGGACGTGTTCACGGACTATCTCGCGCGCTCGAACATCGAGATGCGCAGCGGCTCGGACTATCAGGAACTCGTCAAGCGATCGGGCAGCGATCCCGACGCACGGGAGGCGCTGCTCGCGCGCCAGCGCGCTCGGGAACTCATGTTCGGGAGCGAGGCGAAGCTCGCGGCGCTCGCGGACATCCTCGACGACCACCGCGGCGAGCGGATCATCGTCTTCACGGCGCACAACGACCTCGCGTACGACGTCAGCGAACGGTTCCTGATCCCGACGATCACCCACCAGACCGGCACGACGGAGCGCCGGGAGATCCTCGAGCGGTTCCGCGAGGGGAGATACACCCGGGTCGCGACCTCGAACGTGTTAGACGAGGGGGTCGACGTCCCCGACGCGAACGTGGCGGTCGTGCT